One stretch of Malus domestica chromosome 14, GDT2T_hap1 DNA includes these proteins:
- the LOC139191269 gene encoding uncharacterized protein — protein MERFFKRKSSSGSGSSNNVDSSNTVGSSRTPNSRQSQLDDVLGNLEADPGLRTRIIDYDANMRDEVRRSYLQKGPCQPRGHNFPITNMSGINRRFIPQWFDEFDWLEYSISKDAAFCLYCYLFKTNFAQVGSEAFTGDGFKTWKKGRERFKMHVGPVGSVHNKAREAATNLMNQATHIETAVSKHSDQARKAYCTCLNASIKCTKFLLRQGLPFRGHDESATSSNRGNYLELLQFLADNNDKVREVVMENAPGNLRLVVPSIQKEIVNSCALETLDAIMDGLKDRFFSILVDEARDVSVKEQMAMVLRYVDDNGHVIERFVGIQHVTNTTSSSLMDAIDTLFSRCGLSISKLRGQGYDGASNMRGELNDLKTKILREQPCAYYVHCFAHQLQLALVAVAKKNIDIASFFATANSVVNHVGASCKQRDLLRKQLQEELVIAFENDCLITGRGLNQETSLKRAGDTRWNSHYGTLISIISMFSSVVHVLQMVIDDNPNESAGEANKLMRDIRTFEFVFHLFLMKVILGLTNDLSQALQRKDQEIVNAITLVKSCKERLHWMRNNGFDALVDEVSSFCEKHYIDIPNMEEAFILPGRSRRNAPIKTNRHHYCVELFIYVIDEQITELEDCFNEVNTELLICLACLSPKDSFVAFDKPKLLRLAQFYPQDFSDEDHLALEDQLEIFIHYVRSSSDFSQLEGIGDLAKKMVETRMHQVFNYVYLLITLSLV, from the coding sequence ATGGAACGGTTTTTTAAAAGAAAGTCATCATCGGGTTCGGGTAGTTCGAATAATGTTGATAGTTCAAATACTGTTGGTAGTTCAAGAACTCCAAATTCAAGGCAAAGTCAGTTAGATGATGTTTTGGGTAATCTTGAAGCGGATCCTGGATTGAGAACTCGAATAATAGATTATGATGCTAATATGAGAGATGAGGTCCGAAGATCATATCTACAAAAAGGACCTTGTCAACCTAGAGGTCATAATTTCCCAATAACTAATATGTCGGGAATTAATCGACGCTTCATTCCCCAATggtttgatgagtttgattggttggagtatagtatatctaaagatgcggcattttgtctctattgctatctctttaaaaccaattttgcACAAGTGGGTAGTGAAGCTTTCACTGGAGATGGATTTAAGACttggaagaaagggagagaaagatttaaGATGCATGTTGGACCGGTTGGGAGTGTTCATAATAAGGCTAGAGAAGCTgctacaaatttgatgaatcaaGCTACACATATTGAAACGGCAGTGAGCAAACACTCTGACCAAGCTCGTAAGGCTTATTGCACATGCTTGAATGCATCAATCAAGTGCACTAAGTTTTTATTGCGGCAAGGTCTTCCTTTTCGTGGCCATGATGAAAGTGCCACTTCAAGTAATAGGGGAAATTACTTGGAGCTATTGCAATTCCTTGCagataataatgataaagttaGAGAAGTTGTGATGGAAAATGCTCCGGGGAATCTGAGATTAGTAGTTCCTAGCATTcaaaaagaaattgtgaattcatGTGCCCTTGAAACACTTGATGCTATCATGGATGGTCTAAAAGATAGATTCTTTTCAATATTGGTGGATGAAGCACGTGATGTGTCGGTGAAAGAGCAAATGGCTATGGTGTTGCGTTATGTGGATGACAACGGGCATGTAATTGAAAGATTTGTGGGTATCCAACATGTTACCAACACTACTTCAAGTTCACTAATGGATGCTATTGACACATTATTTTCTCGCTGCGGTTTGAGCATTTCCAAGCTACGAGGACAAGGTTATGATGGTGCTAGCAATATGAGAGGTGAGTTGAATgaccttaaaacaaagatattgagagaacaaccttgtgcatattatgttcattgctttgctCATCAACTTCAACTAGCTCTTGTTGCCGTAGCAAAGAAGAATATAGACATTGCCTCTTTTTTTGCAACGGCTAATAGTGTGGTTAATCATGTTGGAGCATCTTGTAAGCAGCGTGATTTACTTAGAAAGCAACTTCAAGAAGAGCTTGTGATAGCTTTTGAAAATGATTGTCTTATAACGGGGCGAGgcttaaatcaagaaacaagtcTCAAACGTGCCGGTGACACACGATGGAACTCACACTATGGTACCTTGATTAGCATCATTTCCATGTTTTCATCTGTGGTTCATGTGCTTCAAATGGTTATTGATGATAATCCCAATGAAAGTGCGGGTGAagcaaataagttaatgagagATATACGtacttttgagtttgtgtttcaccttttcttgatgaaagtcatattgggactcacaaatgatttgtcacaagcattgcaaaggaaagatcaagaaattgtgaatgcaataaCTTTAGTGAAATCATGCAAGGAAAGGCTACATTGGATGAGGAATAATGGGTTTGATGCATTGGTTGATGAAgtatcttctttttgtgaaaaacattaTATTGATATTCCTAACATGGAAGAGGCATTTATACTTCCAGGGAGGTCAAGGCGTAATGCTCCAATAAAGACAAATCGTCATCATTATTGTGTGGAGCTCTTTATTTATGTCATTGATGAGCAAATTACGGAGTTAGAGGATTGCTTTAATGAGGTAAATACAGAGTTGCTTATTTGTTTGGCATGTTTGAGTCCGAAAGATTCATTTGTAGCTTTTGATAAACCAAAGTTACTTCGTCTTGCTCAATTTTATCCTCAAGACTTTTCGGATGAGGATCATTTggcacttgaagatcaacttgagatttttattcatTATGTGCGTTCCAGTAGTGatttctctcaattggaagggattggtgatcttgcaaaaaaaatggtggagacaaGGATGCATCAAGTATTCAACTATGTATATTTGCTCATTACATTGTCTTTAGTTTGA